The Vibrio tubiashii ATCC 19109 genome has a segment encoding these proteins:
- a CDS encoding DUF2160 domain-containing protein: MAWMAWTTPSALFFLGIALILLTMTIREIRTPCIERKGFLPITTTRGDRLFIGLLSSAFIHLGFVGLTELSIWVPFTLCVIWLGTVLKWG, translated from the coding sequence ATGGCTTGGATGGCATGGACAACACCTTCAGCACTGTTCTTTCTGGGGATTGCGCTGATCTTACTCACAATGACGATTCGAGAAATTCGTACGCCATGTATTGAGCGTAAAGGATTTCTTCCTATCACCACCACACGTGGCGATCGTCTGTTTATCGGGTTATTAAGCTCCGCATTTATCCATCTTGGGTTTGTAGGGCTGACTGAATTATCTATTTGGGTGCCATTTACGCTTTGCGTGATCTGGCTGGGTACAGTTTTGAAATGGGGATAA
- a CDS encoding ABC transporter substrate-binding protein: MKKDIKKSYLARSLALTFALAAISPAALADMAAAKQWMSEEFTPTTLSQDEQTQEMQWFIDAAKPYQGMEINVASETITTHEYEAKVLAKAFYEITGIKVNHDLIQEGDVVEKLQTQMQTGRNIYDAYINDSDLIGTHVRYGKVVPISDFMEGEGKSVTNPYLDLQDFIGLDFTTGPDGKLYQLPDQQFANLYWFRADWFEREDLKAKFKKAYGYELGVPLNWSAYEDIAEFFTDKVKTIDGEPVYGHMDYGKKDPSLGWRFTDSWFSMAGAGDKGIPNGLPVDEWGIRIEGCKPVGSDVARGGATNGPAAVYATTKYVDWLKQYAPPEAQGMTFGEAGPVPAQGSIAQQIFWYTAFTADMTKPGLPVVNEDGTPKWRMAPSPRGPYWEDGMKLGYQDAGSWTFLNSTPVDRRQAAWLYAQFVVSKSVSLKKTLVGLTPIRESDINSDAMTEAAPKLGGLVEFYRSDARKQWTPTGTNVPDYPKLAQLWWQYVSEAASGEKTPQEALDGLAKAQDRVLQRLERSGAQGECGPQLNPKKDPEHWLSQLGAPKAKLANEKPQGKTIAYKDLIAQ, encoded by the coding sequence ATGAAAAAGGATATCAAAAAGTCTTACCTTGCACGTAGCTTAGCACTGACCTTTGCGCTTGCTGCAATCTCTCCTGCTGCGCTAGCTGACATGGCGGCGGCAAAACAATGGATGAGTGAAGAGTTTACTCCGACGACCTTGTCACAGGATGAACAAACGCAAGAGATGCAGTGGTTTATCGATGCTGCTAAGCCTTACCAAGGTATGGAAATCAATGTTGCTTCTGAAACCATTACTACGCACGAGTACGAAGCGAAAGTATTGGCAAAGGCATTCTATGAAATCACAGGGATCAAGGTAAATCATGACCTGATTCAAGAAGGTGATGTAGTAGAAAAGCTACAAACTCAGATGCAAACAGGGCGTAACATCTACGACGCCTACATTAACGATTCCGACTTGATTGGTACTCACGTTCGTTACGGTAAAGTTGTACCTATTTCAGACTTCATGGAAGGTGAAGGGAAAAGCGTAACTAACCCATACTTAGACCTGCAAGATTTTATTGGCCTGGACTTCACGACAGGCCCTGACGGCAAGCTCTATCAACTTCCTGACCAACAGTTCGCGAACCTGTACTGGTTCCGCGCAGACTGGTTTGAACGCGAAGATTTGAAAGCTAAGTTCAAGAAAGCGTATGGCTATGAGCTGGGTGTACCTTTGAACTGGTCTGCGTATGAAGATATTGCCGAGTTCTTTACCGATAAAGTTAAGACCATCGATGGCGAGCCTGTATACGGTCACATGGATTACGGTAAGAAAGATCCTTCACTAGGCTGGCGTTTCACGGACTCGTGGTTCTCAATGGCGGGTGCGGGTGACAAAGGTATTCCAAACGGTCTACCAGTTGATGAATGGGGTATTCGTATTGAAGGTTGTAAGCCAGTTGGCTCAGATGTCGCTCGTGGCGGCGCAACTAACGGCCCAGCAGCAGTTTATGCAACGACCAAATATGTGGATTGGCTTAAGCAGTACGCGCCACCAGAAGCTCAGGGTATGACATTTGGTGAAGCAGGCCCAGTTCCAGCTCAAGGTTCTATCGCGCAGCAAATCTTCTGGTATACCGCCTTTACTGCTGATATGACCAAGCCAGGTCTTCCTGTTGTTAATGAAGACGGCACACCTAAATGGCGTATGGCTCCGTCACCACGTGGTCCATACTGGGAAGACGGTATGAAGCTAGGTTACCAAGATGCGGGATCGTGGACATTCCTCAACAGTACACCTGTTGATCGTCGTCAGGCTGCATGGTTATACGCTCAGTTTGTGGTTTCTAAATCAGTCAGCTTGAAGAAAACTCTGGTTGGTCTAACGCCAATTCGTGAGTCGGATATCAACTCAGACGCGATGACGGAAGCGGCGCCAAAACTGGGTGGCTTGGTTGAGTTCTACCGCAGTGATGCTCGTAAACAATGGACACCAACAGGAACCAACGTGCCAGATTATCCAAAACTGGCTCAGCTTTGGTGGCAATACGTTTCTGAAGCAGCAAGCGGTGAGAAAACACCTCAAGAAGCACTGGATGGTCTAGCAAAAGCACAAGACCGAGTACTGCAACGTCTAGAGCGTAGTGGTGCACAAGGTGAGTGTGGTCCTCAGCTGAATCCGAAGAAAGACCCAGAACACTGGTTATCTCAGCTAGGTGCTCCAAAAGCGAAACTGGCTAACGAGAAGCCACAAGGTAAGACTATTGCTTACAAAGATCTCATCGCTCAATAA
- the recC gene encoding exodeoxyribonuclease V subunit gamma, which produces MFTVYHSNQVDVLKSLLVELVRLNPLENPFDKEQILVQSPGMSQWLKMELAKEFGVAANIDFPLPATFIWNMFTEVLPDVPKRSAFNKESMTWKLMHILPGLLGQPEFEPLKRYLEQDEDSSKLYQLSEKIADIFDGYLVYRPEWIASWEAGQAVLELEDEHPWQPILWQALYDHTVALGQSPYHRANLYEHFIDTLENFQGSFEHLPQRLFVFGITSLPPRYMDALKAIGEHIDVHLMFTNPCRYYWGEVRDRKFLARLAAKHRKHVVWNQDHSEQQGESEQLKGSIEDNVLDELHTDAVGNSLLASMGKLGRDNMYLLSQLESHEIEAFVDVERDSLLHQLQADILNLEEHQDDHQLETSSHKQVVQLGDKSLTLHACHSPMREVEVLHDQLLAMFDADPSLKPRDIIVMVADINAYSPAIQAVFGNAPGERFIPYSISDRTADQESPILNAFMQLVNLPNTRCLASELLELLETPAILARFGLTEDEFILAKQWVEESGIRWGLNATTGQEFDLPETAQNTWQFGIERMLLGYAMPESAGLFESRSGALSPYNEVQGMGAELAGKLAHFIETISDYRHKLVQTQSIDSWREILTLLLDDFFSVELEGEAALKSIRDTLANLKEQLTDAAFEQSLSPAIITTYLNNKLSGTRISQRFLAGQVNFCTLMPMRSIPFRTVCLLGMNDGVYPRSMPPEGFDLMNGRTKPGDRSRRDDDRYLFLEAMLSAQQTLYISYVGRSIQDNTERVPSVLVSELMEYCHQNYRLDGDEVLASDESGEKLLSELITHHSMVPFSATAFVGEHPSYAKEWLPAVNRLGQVSGEFNRQLQDYLLDATYPLELDLVELQRFWRLPVQYFFNRRLKVMFEPPLPVMEDDEPFVLNGLESYQMRDSLLDSLLKQQLSGGQDSKGVIESFVKQQRAQGRLPVGAFGDIEFETNRVQAQELVEKLTFLCGSEANDLEVKLTFDILGEDKKVNLTGWLTQYYQSGLIRFRSGKIRSQDYLSAWIDHLAMSAMGISKRTHMIGYDRKEGVVHLIYPEIADASYAHSLLAELVRLFYQGMTEPLCYFPRTALAGVEAGFSRGNWVDDEEKSLKKMADTFNDSFMAAGEGNNPYISRIWPNWNDNLAAQARTITTLVLQTPRLEAKSSEDAQ; this is translated from the coding sequence TTGTTTACTGTCTACCATTCCAACCAAGTCGACGTCTTAAAGTCACTACTCGTTGAACTCGTTCGTCTCAATCCATTAGAAAACCCTTTCGATAAAGAGCAGATCTTGGTGCAAAGCCCGGGTATGTCTCAGTGGTTGAAGATGGAACTGGCTAAAGAGTTTGGCGTAGCGGCGAACATTGATTTTCCTCTGCCAGCGACATTTATCTGGAACATGTTTACAGAGGTATTGCCAGATGTACCTAAGCGTAGCGCCTTTAACAAAGAGTCGATGACTTGGAAGTTGATGCACATCTTGCCTGGGCTTCTGGGTCAGCCAGAGTTCGAACCACTTAAGCGCTATCTAGAGCAAGACGAAGACAGTTCCAAGCTTTACCAACTCTCAGAGAAAATTGCCGATATCTTTGATGGTTATTTGGTTTATCGACCAGAGTGGATTGCCAGTTGGGAAGCGGGGCAAGCGGTACTGGAGTTGGAAGATGAGCACCCTTGGCAGCCGATTTTATGGCAAGCGCTTTACGATCATACTGTTGCCTTAGGTCAGTCACCTTATCATCGCGCCAACTTGTACGAACACTTTATCGATACCTTAGAAAACTTTCAGGGCAGTTTTGAACACTTGCCTCAGCGCTTGTTTGTGTTCGGAATTACCTCACTGCCGCCACGTTATATGGATGCGCTTAAAGCCATAGGTGAGCATATTGATGTCCACCTGATGTTTACCAACCCTTGTCGTTACTACTGGGGTGAGGTTCGAGACAGAAAGTTCTTAGCGCGTTTAGCGGCAAAACACCGTAAACATGTGGTGTGGAATCAAGACCACTCAGAGCAACAGGGCGAGAGTGAGCAACTAAAAGGCTCGATTGAAGATAACGTACTTGATGAGCTGCATACCGATGCGGTGGGGAATAGCTTACTCGCTTCAATGGGTAAGTTGGGACGCGACAACATGTATCTTCTATCGCAGCTAGAATCACACGAGATTGAAGCTTTTGTTGATGTTGAGCGAGATTCATTGCTCCATCAACTTCAAGCAGACATTCTCAATCTTGAAGAGCATCAAGATGATCATCAGTTAGAAACCAGCTCGCATAAGCAAGTGGTGCAATTAGGCGATAAGTCCCTCACGCTGCACGCTTGCCATAGCCCGATGCGTGAAGTGGAAGTCTTACATGATCAGCTATTGGCGATGTTCGATGCCGATCCAAGTTTAAAGCCACGCGATATTATTGTCATGGTGGCGGACATCAATGCCTACAGCCCAGCCATTCAAGCCGTGTTTGGCAACGCTCCCGGTGAGCGATTTATCCCTTACTCTATTTCTGACCGTACCGCCGACCAAGAAAGCCCAATCCTTAATGCATTTATGCAGCTGGTTAATCTGCCAAACACCCGCTGTTTAGCGTCTGAGTTACTCGAACTGCTTGAAACTCCGGCGATTTTAGCTCGGTTCGGCTTAACGGAAGATGAGTTTATTTTAGCTAAACAGTGGGTCGAAGAGTCGGGTATTCGCTGGGGATTGAATGCGACCACAGGACAAGAGTTTGATTTACCTGAGACAGCGCAAAATACTTGGCAGTTTGGTATTGAGCGCATGTTGCTTGGCTATGCCATGCCAGAATCAGCAGGGCTGTTTGAATCAAGGTCAGGGGCGCTTTCACCTTACAATGAAGTGCAAGGAATGGGTGCGGAGTTAGCGGGCAAGCTGGCGCACTTTATTGAGACGATCAGCGATTACCGACACAAACTGGTACAAACTCAATCAATTGATAGTTGGCGCGAAATACTAACCTTGCTGCTGGATGATTTCTTTAGTGTTGAACTCGAAGGTGAAGCTGCGCTCAAATCGATTCGTGACACCTTGGCCAACTTAAAAGAGCAACTGACGGACGCTGCCTTCGAGCAGTCATTATCTCCGGCGATTATTACCACCTATTTGAACAACAAGCTGTCGGGGACGCGGATCAGCCAGCGCTTCCTTGCTGGGCAAGTGAACTTCTGTACCTTGATGCCGATGCGCTCTATTCCATTTAGAACGGTGTGCTTACTGGGTATGAATGATGGGGTCTATCCACGTTCTATGCCGCCAGAGGGCTTCGATCTGATGAATGGGCGAACCAAACCAGGGGATCGCTCTCGCCGAGATGATGACAGATACCTATTCTTAGAGGCTATGCTGTCTGCGCAGCAAACGCTATACATCAGCTATGTTGGCCGCTCAATCCAAGATAACACCGAGCGTGTGCCATCGGTGCTGGTTTCTGAGCTGATGGAGTATTGCCATCAAAACTACCGCCTAGATGGAGATGAGGTGTTAGCGAGTGATGAGTCTGGAGAAAAACTGCTATCAGAACTTATCACTCACCACTCTATGGTGCCGTTTAGTGCTACCGCGTTTGTCGGTGAGCATCCAAGTTATGCTAAAGAGTGGTTACCTGCGGTGAACAGATTAGGTCAGGTAAGCGGTGAGTTTAATCGACAACTGCAAGATTACTTACTCGATGCGACCTACCCGTTAGAGCTAGATCTGGTTGAGTTGCAACGCTTCTGGCGTTTGCCGGTGCAATACTTTTTCAATCGCCGCTTAAAAGTGATGTTTGAGCCACCGCTACCGGTTATGGAAGATGACGAGCCCTTTGTACTTAATGGATTAGAAAGCTATCAAATGCGCGACAGTTTATTGGATAGCTTACTCAAACAGCAGCTTTCTGGTGGTCAAGATAGCAAGGGTGTGATTGAAAGCTTTGTTAAGCAGCAACGGGCGCAAGGGAGATTACCGGTTGGCGCATTTGGTGATATCGAGTTTGAAACTAACCGAGTTCAGGCGCAGGAGCTGGTGGAAAAACTGACTTTCTTATGTGGCAGCGAAGCTAATGACCTCGAAGTAAAGCTGACTTTTGATATCTTAGGCGAGGATAAAAAGGTCAACCTAACTGGCTGGCTGACACAGTATTATCAGTCGGGCTTAATTCGTTTTCGCAGCGGTAAGATTCGCTCACAAGACTACTTGTCTGCTTGGATAGACCACCTAGCGATGTCGGCGATGGGCATTAGTAAGCGCACCCATATGATTGGTTATGATCGCAAGGAAGGGGTTGTTCATCTTATCTACCCTGAAATTGCAGATGCCAGCTACGCTCATAGCTTGTTAGCTGAGCTGGTTCGTTTGTTCTACCAAGGTATGACCGAACCCTTGTGCTATTTCCCGAGAACCGCATTAGCGGGTGTTGAAGCGGGATTCAGTCGTGGGAACTGGGTGGATGATGAAGAGAAATCACTCAAGAAAATGGCCGATACATTTAACGATAGTTTTATGGCAGCAGGTGAAGGCAATAACCCTTACATCTCGCGTATTTGGCCAAATTGGAACGACAACTTAGCCGCGCAGGCACGCACCATCACAACATTGGTACTGCAAACTCCTCGACTAGAGGCAAAGAGCAGTGAAGACGCGCAATAG
- the recB gene encoding exodeoxyribonuclease V subunit beta gives MTATSMVTPLNAMTFPLHGARLIEASAGTGKTFTIAGLYLRLLLGHGTSETKHQVPLTVDQILVVTFTEAATAELRDRIRARIHDARLAFARGKSSDPVIEPLLDEFSDHKQAAEILLQAERQMDEAAVYTIHGFCQRMLTQNAFESGSRFNNEFVTDESHLKAQIVADYWRRNFYPLPLNLAGEVRRIWNAPSDLLRDVTNYLTGAPLSLSVAAMSGSLADLHQQNLKRIDELKLLWREHQDDFFALISDSDVNKRSYTKKSLPTWLEAVNVWAATETTGYDYPDKLEKFAQNTLVEKTPKGTAPQHLVFEAIDAFLAAPISLKAPILAHAIEHCREMLAKAKQQKQWLSFDDLLTNLSAAIDGDESELLAERIRTLYPVAMIDEFQDTDPLQYSIFSRIYLNNPECGLFMIGDPKQAIYGFRGADIFTYIKARNQVSSHFTLGTNWRSSADMVSAVNQIFELPSSPFIYDKDIPFLPVDSSPNADKRVWTIGGQKQPALTYWLQDADEKPLPKGEYLEAMSKATADQIQTILTAAQNEQAFFKDGKGEHTIQAGDIAVLVRTGNEGRMVKDTLAKQGIASVYLSNRDSVFTSLVAQDIQRLLQAVLTPENDRALRASLASEMFALDAGSLDKLNNDENEWENAINEFKEYRKLWTQRGVLPMLRSVMSKRHIAERLLEEEGGERALTDLMHIGELLQQASQELDSDHGLLRWLAQAISDAQNGLGGSEDQIQRLESERNLVQIVTIHKSKGLEYDLVFLPFVLSYREASEAKYYDEQQDKTILDITGQDASLAQADKERLAEDLRLIYVALTRAVYGCFVGAAPLRNGRSTKEPTGVHHSAMGYLLQDGKEGGINDLTNAIQQHVDGLESVRLSDLPELQQEVFVAHTSQQQDITASELKSVIDRDWRITSYSGLVKQGSHHSSDAFTDLMHLDIDSSDEHDEDELVEPEQSIFTFPRGARPGTFLHTLFEEVEFTEPSTSAANTEIITHLLDSEQLEPSWLPVLQQLIDTVLATPLDGKSLLLNQKGPSQRLVEMEFLLPIEVLAAPALNRVIQRHDPLSAKAGDLGFYTVQGMLKGFIDLVFEHQGKYYVLDWKSNHLGDEVGFYHGEALKSAMADHRYDLQYQIYALALHRFLRSRIADYDYDQHFGGVYYLFLRGMDGESEHGIFSAKPSLEFLNDMDRLIDGQSVDAKTNQVGQMELL, from the coding sequence ATGACAGCAACGTCAATGGTTACTCCGCTTAATGCCATGACTTTTCCCTTGCACGGTGCACGATTAATTGAGGCATCGGCGGGTACGGGTAAAACCTTTACTATCGCTGGCTTATACCTGAGATTGCTTCTCGGTCACGGTACATCCGAGACCAAACATCAGGTGCCGTTGACTGTCGACCAGATTTTAGTGGTGACATTTACTGAAGCGGCAACTGCAGAGCTTAGAGACCGAATCCGCGCTCGTATTCATGATGCTCGTCTTGCCTTTGCCCGAGGTAAAAGTAGCGATCCTGTGATTGAGCCTTTACTTGATGAGTTCAGTGACCACAAACAAGCCGCGGAGATCCTTTTGCAAGCAGAAAGGCAAATGGATGAAGCCGCGGTCTATACCATCCACGGCTTTTGCCAACGCATGTTAACCCAAAATGCATTTGAATCAGGCAGTCGCTTTAACAACGAATTTGTGACCGATGAGAGTCACCTTAAAGCGCAGATTGTTGCCGATTACTGGCGACGTAATTTCTATCCTTTGCCGCTTAATTTGGCAGGAGAGGTGCGTCGAATCTGGAATGCCCCCTCTGATTTACTACGCGATGTGACTAACTATCTGACTGGTGCACCACTGAGCCTGTCTGTTGCTGCGATGAGTGGCAGTTTAGCGGACTTACACCAACAAAATCTAAAGCGTATCGATGAATTGAAATTGCTATGGCGAGAGCATCAGGATGACTTTTTCGCCCTGATTAGTGACTCTGATGTCAACAAACGCAGTTACACCAAAAAGTCTTTACCGACTTGGCTCGAAGCGGTCAATGTGTGGGCGGCAACAGAAACGACGGGCTATGACTATCCAGACAAACTGGAGAAGTTTGCCCAGAATACCTTGGTTGAGAAAACGCCGAAAGGCACCGCGCCGCAGCACCTTGTTTTTGAAGCGATCGATGCTTTCCTTGCTGCGCCAATTAGTCTCAAAGCGCCTATTCTTGCCCATGCGATTGAACATTGTCGCGAGATGTTGGCAAAAGCCAAACAGCAGAAACAGTGGCTCTCTTTTGATGACTTGCTGACCAATCTCTCTGCTGCTATTGATGGTGATGAATCAGAGCTACTTGCAGAGCGGATTCGAACTCTCTATCCGGTCGCTATGATTGATGAGTTCCAAGATACCGATCCCCTTCAATACAGCATTTTTAGCCGTATCTATTTGAACAACCCTGAATGTGGTTTGTTCATGATCGGTGATCCCAAACAGGCAATCTACGGCTTCCGTGGCGCAGATATATTTACTTACATCAAAGCGCGTAATCAGGTTTCGTCGCACTTCACTCTAGGTACTAACTGGCGTTCTAGCGCAGATATGGTCAGTGCGGTAAACCAGATTTTTGAGTTGCCTTCGAGCCCGTTTATTTACGATAAAGATATTCCATTCTTGCCTGTCGACTCTAGCCCCAACGCGGATAAACGCGTTTGGACTATCGGTGGTCAAAAGCAACCCGCGCTCACTTATTGGCTGCAAGATGCGGACGAGAAGCCATTACCAAAAGGTGAGTACCTAGAGGCGATGTCTAAGGCGACCGCGGATCAAATCCAAACCATTCTCACTGCGGCGCAAAACGAGCAAGCTTTCTTTAAAGATGGTAAAGGAGAGCATACGATTCAGGCGGGAGATATTGCAGTACTGGTTCGAACCGGTAATGAAGGTCGTATGGTGAAAGATACGCTAGCCAAACAAGGTATTGCGAGTGTTTATCTATCAAACCGAGACAGCGTGTTTACCTCGCTTGTCGCCCAAGATATTCAGCGTCTATTGCAAGCGGTACTGACGCCTGAAAATGATCGCGCCTTACGAGCAAGCTTGGCTTCTGAAATGTTTGCTCTCGATGCAGGTAGTTTAGATAAGCTCAACAACGATGAAAATGAGTGGGAAAACGCAATCAATGAGTTTAAAGAGTACCGTAAACTCTGGACTCAGCGAGGTGTGCTCCCTATGTTGCGCAGTGTGATGAGCAAGCGACATATTGCTGAGCGCTTATTAGAAGAAGAAGGTGGAGAGCGTGCACTGACGGATTTGATGCACATCGGTGAGCTGTTACAGCAAGCAAGTCAGGAACTCGATAGTGACCATGGTTTACTACGTTGGTTGGCTCAAGCGATCAGTGATGCACAAAATGGTTTAGGTGGCAGCGAAGACCAAATTCAGCGCTTGGAATCAGAGCGTAATTTGGTGCAAATCGTAACAATCCACAAATCAAAAGGTCTGGAATATGATCTAGTGTTCTTGCCTTTCGTTCTCAGCTATCGCGAGGCTAGCGAAGCAAAATACTATGATGAGCAACAAGACAAAACCATTTTAGATATTACTGGGCAAGATGCTTCTTTAGCGCAAGCTGATAAAGAGCGCCTTGCTGAAGATTTACGTCTAATCTACGTAGCGCTTACCCGTGCCGTTTATGGCTGTTTTGTTGGGGCTGCGCCACTGAGAAACGGTCGCTCTACTAAAGAGCCAACCGGTGTTCATCACAGTGCGATGGGGTATTTGCTACAAGATGGCAAAGAAGGGGGGATCAATGATCTCACTAACGCTATTCAACAGCATGTGGATGGGCTTGAAAGTGTGCGATTAAGCGACTTACCAGAGCTACAACAAGAGGTCTTTGTTGCCCATACTTCGCAGCAGCAAGATATAACCGCAAGTGAGCTGAAAAGTGTGATTGATCGAGATTGGCGAATCACCAGTTATTCTGGATTGGTAAAACAGGGCTCTCATCATAGCTCGGATGCCTTTACTGATTTAATGCATCTTGATATTGATTCTTCCGATGAGCACGATGAAGATGAGTTAGTTGAACCAGAGCAATCCATCTTCACTTTCCCGCGCGGCGCTAGACCGGGTACTTTCCTGCATACGTTATTCGAAGAAGTCGAGTTTACCGAGCCAAGTACTAGCGCAGCGAATACTGAGATTATCACTCATCTTCTCGACAGTGAGCAGTTAGAACCAAGTTGGCTACCGGTTTTACAGCAATTGATTGATACCGTGTTAGCCACACCACTGGACGGAAAGTCTTTGCTGCTTAACCAGAAAGGGCCAAGCCAACGTTTAGTTGAGATGGAGTTCTTGCTACCGATTGAGGTACTGGCGGCGCCGGCATTAAATCGCGTCATCCAGCGTCATGATCCTTTATCTGCAAAGGCTGGTGACTTAGGGTTTTATACCGTTCAAGGTATGTTGAAGGGCTTTATTGATTTGGTGTTTGAGCATCAAGGTAAATACTATGTCCTTGACTGGAAATCGAACCATCTGGGTGACGAGGTCGGTTTCTATCACGGAGAAGCGCTAAAATCTGCCATGGCAGATCATCGTTATGACCTGCAATATCAAATCTATGCCTTAGCGCTACATCGCTTCTTACGCAGTCGAATCGCAGATTATGACTACGATCAGCACTTTGGCGGTGTCTACTACCTATTCCTTAGGGGGATGGATGGAGAAAGCGAGCATGGCATTTTCTCTGCCAAACCAAGCCTAGAGTTTCTTAACGATATGGACAGACTCATCGATGGGCAAAGTGTCGATGCGAAAACGAATCAAGTTGGCCAGATGGAGCTACTGTAA